A single genomic interval of Pyrus communis chromosome 7, drPyrComm1.1, whole genome shotgun sequence harbors:
- the LOC137740032 gene encoding SPX domain-containing protein 4-like, translated as MKFGKKFRTHLEETLPEWRDKFLCYNLLKKLLKGFPATAAAIAAVDSLPRQLELQRQPADAHPAAADGGDGGFHPLAGLQDWFVAILNEELEKLNDFYVDKEEEFVIRFQELKGRIESVKERSSRGGVFTSESEFSEEMMDIRKDFVTIHGEMVLLKNYSSLNFAGLVKILKKYDKRTGGVLRLRFTQLAVHQPFFTTEPLTRLVRECEANLELLFPLEAEIIEGTPTTQDETTPDRGHSNPQSNDSANIASETPSNMEANTDIYRGTVAAIKAIQGLQKPSSTSSPWSLSNHFRSQDEESTGAVTAENSTSNSVGSWQSEGEDDQL; from the exons ATGAAATTCGGGAAGAAGTTCAGGACCCACCTGGAGGAGACGCTCCCGGAGTGGAGGGACAAGTTCCTCTGCTACAATCTCCTGAAGAAGCTCCTCAAGGGCTTCCCTGCCACCGCGGCTGCCATAGCCGCGGTGGATTCCCTCCCTCGCCAACTCGAGCTTCAGCGGCAGCCGGCAGATGCCCATCCGGCCGCTGCTGATGGAGGTGATGGTGGGTTCCACCCTTTGGCCGGACTCCAGGATTGGTTCGTTGCGATTCTGAATGAGGAGCTGGAGAAGTTAAACGATTTCTATGTGGATAAGGAGGAGGAGTTCGTTATCCGTTTCCAG GAACTGAAAGGAAGAATCGAGAGCGTCAAGGAAAGGAGCAGCAGGGGTGGAGTATTTACATCAGAGAGCGAGTTCAGTGAAGAAATGATGGACATCCGTAAGGACTTTGTCACCATTCACGGGGAGATGGTGCTTCTAAAAAATTATAGCTCGTTGAATTTTGCAG GGCTTGTCAAAATTCTAAAGAAGTATGATAAGCGAACAGGAGGAGTGTTGCGTTTACGTTTCACGCAACTAGCCGTACACCAGCCTTTCTTTACAACAGAGCCTCTCACGAGGCTAGTCCGTGAATGTGAGGCAAATCTCGAGCTTCTCTTCCCTTTGGAAGCAGAAATCATTGAAGGTACACCAACCACACAAGATGAAACCACCCCAGACAGAGGTCACTCAAACCCACAATCCAATGATTCGGCAAATATTGCATCTGAGACACCTTCAAACATGGAGGCAAACACAGATATATATCGTGGAACTGTTGCTGCAATCAAAGCCATTCAAGGCCTTCAAAAACCAAGCTCCACTTCCAGCCCATGGTCGCTTTCAAATCACTTTAGAAGCCAGGACGAGGAGAGCACCGGTGCTGTCACAGCCGAAAATTCTACTTCAAACTCTGTAGGCAGCTGGCAGAGCGAAGGGGAGGATGACCAGTTGTAG
- the LOC137739205 gene encoding cystathionine gamma-synthase 1, chloroplastic-like — translation MAVCSYPPRVFTSSQPGTRPRFSGRVDPTVPVHGLSSLILRFPPNFVRQLSTKARRNCSNIGVAQIVAASWSNNNHNSSVSAVPSATAVDAAATAAISVDPAQISGGDEVAVFENGVQLGEAFPLKEASFLSSDGSLAIHAGERLGRGIVTDAITTPVVNTSAYFFKKTADLIDFKEKRATSFEYGRYGNPTTVVVEEKISALEGAESTMILASGMCASTVLLMALVPAGGHIVTTTDCYRKTRIFIETILPKMGITATIIDPADVGALETALDEHKVSLFFTESPTNPFLRCVDIKLVSDLCHKKGALVCIDGTFATPLNQKALALGADLVVHSATKFIGGHNDVLAGCISGSMKLISEIRTLHHVLGGALNPNAAYLIIRGMKTLHLRVQQQNSTALRMAKILEAHPKVAHVYYPGLPSHPEHQLAKRQMTGFGGVVSFEIDGDLMRTIKFVDALKIPYIAPSFGGCESIVDQPAIMSYWDLSQPERIKYGIKDNLVRFSFGVEDFEDLKADILQALETI, via the exons ATGGCTGTCTGCTCGTATCCTCCTAGGGTTTTCACTTCCTCCCAGCCCGGCACCCGCCCCCGATTTTCGGGCCGGGTCGACCCGACGGTGCCGGTTCACGGCCTCTCCTCCCTCATCCTCAGGTTTCCCCCGAACTTCGTCCGCCAGCTCAGCACCAAGGCCCGCAGGAACTGCAGCAACATCGGCGTCGCGCAGATCGTCGCCGCCTCTTGGTCGAACAACAACCACAACTCTAGCGTGTCGGCGGTGCCGTCGGCTACTGCCGTCGATGCCGCCGCCACCGCTGCCATCTCCGTCGATCCGGCCCAGATTTCGGGCGGTGACGAGGTGGCGGTGTTTGAAAATGGTGTACAGTTGGGGGAGGCCTTTCCTTTGAAGGAGGCCTCGTTCTTGAGCTCCGATGGGAGCCTCGCAATTCATGCTG GTGAAAGATTGGGACGCGGCATAGTAACTGATGCAATTACAACCCCAGTGGTTAATACTTCTGCCTACTTCTTTAAGAAAACGGCTGACCTCATTGATTTCAAG GAGAAACGCGCAACAAGTTTTGAATACGGGCGGTATGGAAATCCAACCACAGTAGTGGTTGAGGAGAAGATCAG TGCACTTGAGGGAGCGGAATCAACAATGATATTGGCATCTGGAATGTGTGCTAGCACTGTCTTGTTAATGGCATTGGTTCCAGCTGGTGGGCATATCGTGACCACCACGGATTGCTATAGGAAGACTAGGATTTTCATTGAGACCATTCTTCCAAAAATGGGGATCACG GCCACAATCATTGACCCTGCTGATGTAGGAGCCCTGGAAACTGCATTGGATGAGCACAAA GTGTCTCTTTTCTTCACAGAGTCTCCTACTAATCCATTCCTCAGGTGTGTTGACATTAAGTTGGTTTCTGATCTCTGTCACAAAAAAGGGGCGTTGGTCTGTATAGATGGCACTTTCGCCACACCTCTCAACCAGAAAGCCCTTGCCCTTGGGGCAGATCTTGTTGTGCATTCTGCAACTAAATTTATCGGTGGCCACAATGAT GTCCTTGCTGGTTGCATTAGCGGTTCCATGAAATTGATTTCAGAAATTCGTACTTTGCATCATGTTTTGGGTGGTGCTCTCAACCCG AATGCTGCATACCTGATCATTCGAGGCATGAAGACCTTGCATCTTCGTGTACAACAACAGAATTCAACAGCATTGAGGATGGCCAAAATTTTAGAGGCACATCCTAAG GTGGCACACGTATATTATCCTGGTTTGCCTAGTCATCCTGAACATCAGCTTGCCAAGAGGCAGATGACTGGTTTCGGTGGTGTTGTCAGTTTTGAG ATTGATGGAGACTTGATGAGAACCATTAAATTTGTGGATGCACTGAAAATCCCATATATTGCCCCATCCTTTGGTGGCTGTGAGAGCATTGTGGATCAGCCAGCCATAATGTCTTACTG GGATCTCAGCCAGCCCGAAAGGATCAAGTACGGGATCAAGGATAACTTGGTCCGTTTCAGCTTCGGAGTCGAAGACTTTGAAGATCTCAAGGCTGACATACTGCAGGCCCTGGAGACGATATAG